The Sediminispirochaeta smaragdinae DSM 11293 genome has a segment encoding these proteins:
- a CDS encoding Nramp family divalent metal transporter — MGIKKRFKTILAFLGPGFLVTVGFIDPGNWATNIEGGSRFGYSLLWVISLSTLMLIVVQNMAAKLGIATGKSLAVNIRDGFPRPVSFFLGISIVAACVATDVAELLGGAIGFNLLLGLPLWLGALVTVFLEVFLIVGQRYHQLEKIIVAFLGIIALCYVAELAIVKPVWHEVFPALVIPRLDSSSIYIAMAMLGAVVMPHNIFLHSNVIHSREWGINDEKKLSLLKYEHIDTLSALLLGLVVNAAMIIVAARVFHGNGVVVTSIEDASKTLVPLAGSFAAFLFAVALVFSGVGSSVTSSMAEVNVITGFLGKPEDPKTLLYRISTFITAIPSFVIIVAAIDTYKILIFSQVILSIQLPFTLVPLLLLCRKKSLMGVFRTKLPEFLLASAISLLVIGLNIYLLYSTLTGGAA, encoded by the coding sequence ATGGGCATCAAAAAGCGATTCAAAACAATTCTTGCCTTTCTGGGACCGGGGTTTCTTGTGACTGTAGGCTTTATTGATCCCGGCAACTGGGCCACCAATATAGAGGGTGGATCCCGCTTCGGCTATAGCCTTTTATGGGTGATTTCTTTAAGCACCCTGATGCTTATTGTTGTGCAGAATATGGCTGCGAAGTTGGGCATTGCAACGGGAAAGTCTCTGGCGGTCAATATTCGTGATGGCTTTCCCCGACCCGTATCTTTTTTTCTGGGGATTTCGATCGTTGCCGCCTGTGTCGCAACCGATGTTGCCGAACTTTTGGGCGGTGCGATCGGCTTCAATCTGCTTTTGGGACTGCCTCTCTGGCTGGGGGCTCTTGTGACGGTCTTCCTCGAGGTTTTTCTGATCGTGGGGCAGCGTTATCACCAGCTGGAGAAGATCATCGTTGCTTTTCTGGGGATTATTGCCTTGTGCTATGTTGCGGAACTTGCCATCGTCAAACCGGTATGGCATGAGGTCTTTCCGGCCCTTGTGATTCCCCGTCTTGATTCCTCCAGCATCTATATCGCCATGGCAATGTTGGGCGCGGTGGTGATGCCTCATAATATCTTCCTCCATTCGAATGTTATCCACTCCAGGGAGTGGGGAATAAACGATGAGAAAAAGCTTTCTCTTTTGAAATATGAACATATCGATACCCTCTCCGCACTGCTGCTTGGTCTGGTCGTGAACGCAGCAATGATCATAGTCGCCGCAAGGGTGTTTCACGGCAACGGTGTTGTAGTAACCAGCATCGAGGATGCTTCGAAAACCTTGGTGCCCTTGGCGGGAAGCTTTGCCGCTTTCCTTTTCGCCGTTGCCCTTGTTTTTTCCGGTGTCGGTTCTTCGGTAACCTCTTCCATGGCCGAGGTCAATGTCATCACGGGCTTCCTCGGAAAACCCGAAGACCCGAAAACCCTGCTGTATCGTATTTCGACCTTTATAACGGCCATTCCCTCCTTCGTCATCATTGTGGCGGCAATCGATACCTACAAGATTTTGATATTCAGCCAGGTGATTTTAAGCATCCAGCTTCCCTTTACCCTGGTGCCCTTGCTGTTGTTGTGTCGAAAGAAATCTCTTATGGGGGTGTTCAGGACAAAATTGCCGGAATTCCTGCTGGCTTCGGCTATCTCTCTCCTCGTCATTGGCCTGAATATCTATCTTCTCTATTCGACCCTTACGGGAGGTGCCGCCTGA
- a CDS encoding tripartite tricarboxylate transporter permease yields the protein MEIFLDGLHTLASWQVLLAIPVGLVIGIIVGAIPGLTSDLGIILCIPLTYGMEPSVAIIILLAIYVGGTYGGSITAILINTPGTSANAATLFDGYPMTQRGEGYKALSMALHASVIGGLVSAFVLLFAAPQIAKITLLFGPAEYLALSVFGLSVIAGVSNKNIFKGLMGACIGIFVSTIGMDNISGAVRFTFGNINIRRGIDLIIALIGLFAISEILMKSKYNPKTDRKVVDADSITKCVVTREEYKRCRRPITIGTLIGVIIGATPGTGGGLAGFISYNQTKQSSSHPETFGKGEIEGVAASESANNGACGATMIPMLTLGVPGDGATAILMGAFMIHGMVPGPMLFKEQGNILYAIMIGLIIVNISLLIVGRVLTRYYAHITRIPFEILACIVLVFCTAGAYSTNNSIYDVYYIYIFGILAYFLRRLDFQLVPILLGIVLGPLAEMNFRRALILSDGSLSIFVTRPISLAFLLIAFGSTIIFSIRNRKINSRIESKAGV from the coding sequence GTGGAAATTTTCTTGGATGGATTGCATACACTGGCAAGCTGGCAGGTCCTCCTTGCCATTCCCGTCGGCCTTGTGATAGGAATTATTGTCGGCGCTATTCCGGGGCTTACTTCCGATCTTGGAATCATACTTTGTATTCCGTTGACCTACGGTATGGAACCTTCCGTTGCGATCATTATCCTACTGGCGATATATGTCGGCGGTACCTACGGTGGATCAATCACTGCCATCCTGATAAACACGCCCGGGACCTCGGCAAATGCCGCTACCCTGTTCGACGGCTATCCGATGACGCAAAGGGGGGAGGGCTACAAGGCTCTTTCCATGGCTTTGCATGCGTCTGTTATCGGCGGCTTGGTGAGTGCCTTCGTTCTTCTCTTCGCTGCTCCTCAAATTGCAAAGATAACCCTTCTCTTCGGACCTGCGGAGTATCTTGCCTTGTCCGTATTTGGCCTCTCCGTTATCGCCGGTGTATCCAACAAGAATATCTTCAAAGGGCTCATGGGTGCTTGTATAGGAATTTTTGTCTCGACGATCGGCATGGACAATATCAGCGGGGCCGTGAGGTTCACCTTTGGAAATATCAATATCAGACGGGGAATCGACCTCATTATTGCTTTGATAGGTTTATTTGCAATTTCTGAGATTCTCATGAAGTCTAAGTACAATCCGAAGACAGACCGTAAGGTTGTTGATGCCGATTCAATTACCAAATGTGTGGTAACCAGGGAAGAGTATAAGAGATGCAGAAGGCCAATTACTATTGGGACCCTCATTGGGGTTATCATTGGTGCGACTCCGGGGACCGGCGGTGGGCTTGCCGGATTTATCTCTTACAATCAAACAAAGCAGAGTTCTTCTCATCCCGAAACCTTTGGAAAGGGGGAAATCGAAGGGGTCGCCGCTTCTGAATCGGCAAACAACGGTGCATGTGGTGCCACCATGATTCCAATGCTTACCCTTGGGGTACCCGGCGATGGCGCGACTGCGATACTCATGGGAGCCTTCATGATTCACGGCATGGTTCCCGGGCCGATGTTATTCAAGGAACAGGGGAATATCCTGTATGCAATCATGATTGGCCTGATAATCGTTAACATTTCTTTATTGATCGTCGGTCGCGTACTTACAAGATACTATGCGCATATTACCAGAATTCCCTTTGAGATCCTTGCATGTATCGTTCTTGTTTTTTGTACTGCAGGCGCCTACTCAACCAATAATAGTATCTACGATGTCTATTACATTTATATCTTCGGGATACTGGCCTATTTTCTAAGGCGTCTTGATTTTCAACTTGTGCCTATTCTTCTTGGGATAGTTCTCGGTCCTCTTGCCGAAATGAATTTCAGGAGAGCCCTGATTCTGTCTGACGGCAGCCTGTCTATCTTTGTAACCAGACCCATCAGTCTGGCGTTTTTGCTGATTGCCTTTGGGTCGACCATTATTTTCTCAATACGAAATCGGAAAATTAATTCGAGAATTGAATCTAAGGCCGGGGTATGA
- the araA gene encoding L-arabinose isomerase, with the protein MIDIGTYEVWFVTGSQHLYGEETLRQVASDAAKIAEGLDSSREIPIKVKTGPVVTTSEEIKRVCLEANNSTACVGLIFWMHTFSPAKKWIAGLSALQKPFAHLHTQLGRDIPWADIDMDFMNLHQSAHGGREFGFIGTRLRKNRTVIVGHWQDEDVCKRLGVWSRAACAWADWHTGKLARFGDNMREVAVTEGDKVEAQIRLGYAVDGYGMGELVERVDAVTEQQIDTLVEEYEASYNLAEELSKTGARRQALRDEAKIELGMRSFLEEGGFTAFTTTFEDLYGLPQLPGLAVQHLMADGYGFGAEGDWKTSALLRAAKVMSSGLSGGTSFMEDYTYHLEKGKMMILGAHMLEVCPSISEGKPKAEIHPLSIGGKSDPVRLVFSPPAGSALNATLIDMGGRFRMIINETDVVKQPHDLPKLPVARALWKPKPDLKTAAAAWILGGGAHHSVFTQALTAEYFEDFAEMADVEFLVIDDETTIRQFKNELRWNEVYYAMKGGFGGF; encoded by the coding sequence ATGATCGACATAGGAACGTATGAAGTTTGGTTTGTCACCGGCAGCCAGCATCTTTACGGGGAAGAGACCCTGCGGCAGGTTGCATCGGATGCGGCAAAAATCGCCGAGGGGCTGGACAGCTCACGGGAAATCCCGATCAAGGTGAAAACAGGTCCGGTGGTAACCACCTCCGAGGAGATCAAAAGAGTCTGCCTTGAGGCAAACAACAGCACCGCCTGTGTGGGCCTGATTTTCTGGATGCATACCTTTTCACCGGCGAAGAAATGGATTGCAGGACTTTCGGCCCTGCAAAAGCCCTTTGCCCATCTCCATACCCAGCTGGGACGCGACATTCCCTGGGCCGATATCGATATGGACTTCATGAATCTCCATCAATCGGCACATGGAGGCCGGGAGTTCGGCTTTATCGGCACCAGACTTCGAAAGAACCGGACAGTGATTGTAGGGCACTGGCAGGATGAGGATGTATGTAAACGGCTTGGTGTATGGTCTCGGGCAGCCTGTGCCTGGGCCGATTGGCACACCGGAAAGCTTGCCCGCTTCGGCGATAACATGCGGGAGGTGGCCGTGACCGAAGGAGACAAGGTCGAGGCGCAAATTCGCCTTGGTTATGCAGTCGACGGCTACGGCATGGGAGAGCTTGTCGAACGAGTGGACGCGGTCACCGAACAGCAGATCGACACCCTTGTGGAAGAATACGAGGCAAGCTACAACCTCGCCGAGGAGCTTAGTAAAACAGGAGCCCGCAGGCAGGCCCTCCGCGACGAGGCAAAGATCGAATTGGGGATGCGATCGTTCCTGGAAGAAGGGGGATTCACCGCCTTCACAACCACCTTTGAGGATCTCTACGGCCTGCCCCAGCTGCCGGGGCTTGCCGTTCAACATCTCATGGCAGACGGATACGGCTTCGGAGCGGAGGGAGACTGGAAAACCTCTGCCCTCCTTCGGGCGGCAAAGGTGATGTCTTCGGGCCTTTCCGGCGGTACCTCATTTATGGAGGACTACACCTATCATCTCGAAAAGGGCAAGATGATGATCTTGGGAGCCCATATGCTGGAGGTTTGTCCAAGCATCTCGGAGGGAAAACCGAAAGCGGAGATCCATCCGCTCTCAATCGGGGGAAAGTCCGACCCGGTGCGGCTGGTATTCTCCCCTCCCGCAGGTTCAGCGCTGAATGCAACCCTCATCGACATGGGAGGTCGCTTTCGAATGATCATCAACGAAACCGATGTGGTAAAACAGCCCCATGATCTCCCGAAGCTACCGGTTGCCCGCGCACTATGGAAACCTAAACCGGATCTTAAAACCGCTGCGGCCGCATGGATTCTCGGAGGAGGGGCCCACCACTCGGTCTTCACCCAGGCACTGACCGCCGAATACTTCGAGGATTTCGCAGAGATGGCGGATGTCGAATTTCTGGTCATCGATGATGAAACCACCATACGCCAGTTCAAAAACGAATTACGCTGGAACGAGGTGTACTACGCAATGAAAGGCGGTTTCGGAGGATTCTAA
- a CDS encoding [Fe-Fe] hydrogenase large subunit C-terminal domain-containing protein translates to MKQSLAPVIQIDESKCVNCHACIAACPVKYCIDGSGSTVTIHHDLCIGCGKCIEACTHNARSVVDDTEAFFDALSRKEPMIAIVAPSVASSFPDSYLRLNGYLGSLGIEAFFDVSFGAELTVASYINHIKRDDPDLVIAQPCPAIVTYIEIYHPELIPYLAPAHSPMLHTIAMIREYRKEFADHNVAVLSPCIAKKREFAETKMGDYNVTFLMLKAYMKAKGITLSSYPEVDFTGPDAERAVMFSTPGGLMQTVERSSPELLSGIRKIEGVPGMYEYLAELKAVLDKGMQPRLVDCLNCDLGCNGGTGTGLSQAHADEIEYPIKKRRSEAIRKYGKGPLKPKVQAKKVDKIISQYWNEGLYRRKYRDLSNNFSLKTPNAEELEQIYKSMLKENEEDFLNCASCGYGTCEAMAFAIFNGLNKPENCHHYRQAIVTKQQNMMIDLARNLHEKIEKAEHLILNVKEITADVERKSEDQFKAIEESSSAVEQMIQSVHETSVLSGSKRESISSLKEFAQSSDEEMKETIEAIGSLSASVEGIGDFVDIIDQVASNTNLLSMNAAIEAAHAGESGKGFAVVAEEIRRLADMSGENALVIQQTLDKMLERINTTASVSQKTTQSMKQVIEGSEDMAESMLTIIHTMDEMSAAGSQIVTSLESLKSLSSEVQTVYHDVMTAVLGMSETVSAIGTLSRETMTVIHETEME, encoded by the coding sequence ATGAAACAGAGCCTTGCACCAGTAATACAGATTGATGAAAGTAAATGTGTAAACTGCCATGCCTGTATAGCTGCTTGTCCGGTTAAATACTGCATTGACGGAAGCGGCTCTACCGTAACGATCCATCATGACCTCTGTATAGGGTGCGGGAAATGCATAGAAGCCTGCACGCACAATGCGCGATCAGTGGTTGACGATACAGAGGCCTTTTTCGATGCCTTATCACGCAAAGAGCCCATGATCGCCATCGTTGCCCCTTCCGTCGCTTCAAGTTTCCCCGATTCTTACCTCAGGCTGAACGGGTATTTAGGGTCCTTAGGCATTGAGGCCTTTTTTGATGTAAGCTTTGGGGCCGAGCTTACCGTTGCCTCCTATATCAATCATATCAAAAGGGATGATCCCGATCTTGTCATAGCCCAGCCCTGTCCTGCCATTGTTACCTACATAGAAATATATCATCCGGAGCTCATCCCTTATCTTGCGCCGGCACACAGCCCTATGCTTCATACCATTGCCATGATTCGGGAATATCGAAAAGAGTTTGCAGACCATAACGTTGCCGTTCTTTCTCCCTGCATTGCAAAAAAACGGGAATTTGCGGAAACAAAGATGGGAGACTACAATGTCACCTTCCTTATGCTGAAAGCATATATGAAGGCTAAAGGGATTACCCTTTCTTCTTATCCGGAGGTCGACTTTACCGGCCCGGATGCCGAGCGTGCTGTCATGTTTTCGACGCCCGGAGGGCTGATGCAGACGGTGGAACGTTCTTCGCCCGAACTCCTTTCGGGGATCAGGAAGATTGAGGGTGTTCCCGGGATGTATGAGTATCTTGCCGAGCTTAAGGCTGTTCTTGATAAGGGGATGCAGCCGCGCCTTGTGGACTGCCTCAATTGTGATCTTGGATGCAACGGCGGAACAGGGACGGGGCTTTCCCAGGCACATGCCGACGAGATCGAGTATCCTATAAAAAAACGAAGATCCGAGGCCATCCGGAAATATGGCAAGGGTCCTCTGAAACCGAAGGTCCAGGCGAAAAAAGTTGATAAGATCATCTCACAGTACTGGAACGAGGGACTGTACAGGCGAAAGTACCGCGATCTTTCGAATAATTTTTCTTTAAAAACGCCCAATGCCGAGGAACTTGAACAAATCTACAAAAGCATGTTGAAAGAGAATGAAGAGGATTTTCTGAATTGTGCCTCCTGCGGCTACGGAACCTGTGAGGCCATGGCATTTGCCATCTTTAATGGTCTTAACAAACCCGAAAATTGTCACCACTACCGGCAGGCAATTGTGACAAAGCAGCAGAATATGATGATAGATCTTGCAAGGAACCTCCATGAGAAAATAGAGAAGGCAGAACACCTCATTCTCAATGTCAAGGAGATCACAGCGGATGTCGAACGAAAAAGCGAGGATCAGTTTAAAGCAATAGAGGAATCATCAAGTGCTGTGGAACAGATGATCCAGTCCGTACATGAAACTTCGGTCTTGTCCGGTAGCAAACGGGAATCCATCTCGTCTTTGAAAGAATTCGCCCAGTCCAGTGATGAGGAAATGAAGGAGACCATTGAGGCTATCGGGAGTTTAAGTGCATCTGTCGAAGGTATTGGAGACTTTGTCGATATCATTGATCAGGTAGCATCGAATACAAACCTCCTTTCAATGAATGCCGCGATCGAGGCTGCTCATGCGGGAGAATCGGGAAAAGGCTTTGCCGTAGTTGCCGAAGAGATACGAAGATTAGCCGATATGAGCGGGGAAAACGCTTTGGTTATTCAGCAGACACTTGATAAGATGCTGGAACGGATCAATACGACGGCATCCGTATCGCAGAAGACAACCCAATCCATGAAGCAGGTTATTGAAGGATCTGAGGACATGGCAGAAAGCATGCTGACAATCATCCATACGATGGACGAAATGTCGGCGGCAGGAAGTCAGATCGTTACCTCTCTGGAGAGCCTGAAAAGCCTCTCCTCCGAGGTCCAAACGGTCTACCATGATGTTATGACCGCAGTCCTGGGAATGAGTGAAACGGTGTCCGCCATCGGAACGCTGTCCCGCGAAACTATGACGGTCATTCATGAGACGGAAATGGAGTAG
- a CDS encoding tripartite tricarboxylate transporter substrate binding protein, which translates to MKRVLALMCVLFFAFGSLFAEGQAEKEKAFPSKQVTIIMPWSLGGGPDTIARKVASYGEEYLGVPVIVENKTGGAGTIAMNELMLAKDDGYTMVVSNGPLFSLTPAFQDVTYTIDDITPLIGMRIVEFVVLSNPSYSKIHNLNELITAAKNGKRIKYATTGGPGNDSYTMIAVLFKKLGIDAQAVPYNGGQDAINALIGGHVDIAIGSPPVYRDYVKSGELACLGTFIPEGIDVEGIGHIPSFKSQGVDAEFIGMDYFAVRNSVDPAKQAVLTQFIRDVYADPTFQKFMKDLGMEAWEATEDQILENIRLQTGAMKEYIDLIK; encoded by the coding sequence ATGAAAAGAGTATTGGCTTTGATGTGTGTCTTGTTTTTCGCTTTTGGCAGCCTTTTTGCAGAAGGCCAGGCAGAAAAAGAAAAAGCCTTCCCCAGTAAGCAGGTGACTATCATCATGCCCTGGAGTCTTGGCGGGGGGCCGGACACCATCGCGAGGAAGGTTGCATCCTATGGAGAAGAGTATCTTGGTGTCCCTGTGATTGTGGAAAATAAGACGGGTGGTGCCGGTACTATTGCGATGAACGAGCTTATGCTTGCCAAGGACGACGGATACACAATGGTGGTCTCAAACGGTCCTCTTTTTTCCCTAACCCCGGCCTTTCAGGATGTTACCTATACCATTGACGACATTACCCCGCTTATCGGTATGCGGATAGTCGAATTTGTTGTTCTTAGCAATCCTTCCTACAGTAAGATCCACAATTTGAATGAACTCATAACAGCCGCCAAGAACGGGAAGAGAATCAAGTATGCGACCACCGGGGGACCGGGTAATGATAGCTATACGATGATAGCTGTGCTCTTTAAAAAGCTCGGCATTGATGCGCAAGCAGTACCCTACAATGGTGGCCAGGATGCGATCAATGCACTTATCGGCGGCCACGTTGATATCGCAATCGGCAGCCCCCCGGTATATAGGGACTATGTGAAAAGCGGAGAGCTGGCTTGTCTTGGCACTTTTATCCCTGAAGGCATTGATGTGGAGGGGATCGGCCACATTCCCTCATTTAAATCCCAGGGAGTCGATGCGGAATTTATCGGAATGGATTATTTTGCGGTAAGAAATAGCGTTGATCCTGCCAAACAAGCAGTACTTACCCAATTTATCCGAGACGTCTATGCTGATCCGACTTTCCAAAAATTCATGAAAGATCTCGGAATGGAAGCGTGGGAAGCAACTGAGGATCAGATCCTCGAGAATATAAGGCTTCAGACAGGGGCAATGAAGGAATACATCGATCTCATCAAATAA
- a CDS encoding tripartite tricarboxylate transporter TctB family protein yields the protein MKIKFNAEMIAGGLFTVVSGLFWFLIPSQVKTMETTAINAQTFPRIAIGGLFIFSFILLIQGLFFIPKREIELDKEYRNTREYRDVVRSSVYILIIIGFVFLFKFFGFIPSTICMVFAVLRYYGARTWFYYAIPLSVVGIVYFLFSTMLHISLP from the coding sequence ATGAAGATAAAATTTAATGCAGAGATGATAGCCGGAGGGCTTTTTACCGTAGTTTCCGGACTCTTTTGGTTCTTGATTCCTTCCCAGGTCAAGACGATGGAGACTACGGCTATTAATGCCCAGACCTTTCCCAGGATAGCAATTGGCGGGTTATTCATTTTTTCGTTCATTCTGCTTATTCAGGGCTTATTTTTTATTCCGAAGCGAGAGATAGAGCTGGATAAGGAGTATCGGAATACCAGGGAATACCGAGATGTGGTAAGAAGTTCCGTCTATATTCTCATCATCATCGGCTTCGTTTTTTTGTTTAAATTCTTCGGTTTCATACCGTCCACTATTTGTATGGTGTTTGCGGTGCTTCGTTACTATGGGGCACGTACATGGTTTTACTATGCAATTCCACTTTCGGTCGTCGGCATAGTCTATTTCCTGTTTTCCACCATGTTACATATCTCATTGCCTTGA
- a CDS encoding Crp/Fnr family transcriptional regulator produces the protein MEEEKNRAVAEEIESYIADYGMDHFLSAPLLERLRLFHFPAYTNIYLEQTEARFFYFLVKGQLQCVHYHMNGKLAVIALTNPLAAIGDLELFSGMPIHSNVISTCQVSMLGLPMRTVEAYGSQDPRFLRFIVDELKKKLYSNSSLLSGHVLSASGRLALFLLSEASTRRQETIELPEKESLASLLGTTLRHLNRIMHELQASGAVDGKYPSLRLLDRTILEDIIDR, from the coding sequence ATGGAAGAGGAGAAAAACAGGGCAGTTGCTGAAGAAATTGAATCGTATATTGCCGATTATGGGATGGACCATTTCCTGAGCGCTCCACTTTTGGAACGGCTTCGCCTTTTTCATTTTCCTGCCTATACCAATATCTATCTTGAGCAGACCGAGGCCCGCTTTTTTTATTTTCTGGTCAAGGGCCAGCTTCAGTGTGTCCATTATCATATGAATGGCAAACTTGCCGTCATTGCCTTGACCAATCCTCTTGCCGCCATAGGTGATCTGGAACTGTTCAGCGGCATGCCGATACACAGCAACGTCATATCGACCTGCCAGGTGTCAATGCTGGGGCTTCCCATGCGGACCGTGGAAGCCTATGGCTCGCAGGACCCCCGATTCCTGCGCTTCATTGTCGATGAACTAAAAAAGAAGCTGTATAGCAACAGCTCTCTGCTTTCTGGGCATGTGCTTTCTGCATCCGGCAGACTTGCACTTTTCCTTCTCTCCGAGGCATCGACTCGAAGACAGGAGACCATCGAGCTTCCGGAAAAAGAGAGTCTTGCATCGCTTCTGGGAACCACGCTCCGCCATTTGAATCGAATCATGCATGAACTGCAGGCCTCAGGAGCGGTCGACGGCAAATATCCGTCACTTCGACTCCTTGATCGGACAATTCTTGAGGATATTATCGATCGATAG
- a CDS encoding universal stress protein, which translates to MCPFSHILLLLDCSLVDHAIIPKIIDMSRCGNGRVTLAHVVHSHTIDQDRALKAKADRFLDPVLKQFRDAGINAEKLLLSGEPEKELVKEIGEGDYDLVAMATHGHKTFSDILFGSVSDYLKHETDVPLLMVRGK; encoded by the coding sequence ATGTGTCCTTTTTCCCATATTTTGTTACTCTTGGATTGCTCCCTTGTCGATCATGCCATTATTCCGAAGATCATCGACATGAGCCGTTGCGGAAACGGCAGGGTGACCCTTGCCCATGTCGTTCACTCTCATACCATCGACCAGGACCGCGCTCTAAAGGCCAAGGCCGATCGTTTTCTTGATCCGGTACTCAAGCAATTCCGCGATGCCGGAATCAATGCCGAAAAACTCCTTTTGAGTGGGGAACCCGAAAAAGAATTGGTGAAGGAAATAGGGGAAGGTGACTACGATCTTGTGGCCATGGCAACCCACGGCCACAAAACCTTTTCCGATATCTTGTTCGGAAGCGTCTCTGATTATCTGAAACATGAGACGGACGTTCCGCTGCTCATGGTTCGGGGAAAGTAG
- a CDS encoding ComEC/Rec2 family competence protein, whose translation MEITFVNVGYGDAILLRDNGHAALIDGGSSLEEEYATGANRIRLFDYLKKNNIGKLDFVILTHIHEDHVCGVTDVLKAVEVDVVYVPYLPSIAGKETISLVSEKRRNIVLYTRALNAFKEILASSVEKRVIASGDCIEFQGAVLRVLEPSRASLAAYSAKVEQVFRENSDAVLDKLIELDERSNAYSLVIGIAYKDKGVLLAADNCPSNWRKETLLFAKNGNVLKLPHHGQEDSIDETLIEYLTGGLIVTCSSSDKRNNSANRSVYDRLSDSGKKFRFLFTDEVSYTPYFAVDAGFQAILLGLDDREISVRFDWSKTEQGDDV comes from the coding sequence ATGGAGATAACGTTTGTAAATGTTGGGTATGGAGATGCCATACTGCTTAGGGACAATGGGCATGCTGCTTTAATTGATGGTGGAAGTTCTTTGGAGGAAGAGTATGCGACAGGGGCGAACCGAATTCGTCTATTTGATTACCTGAAAAAGAATAATATAGGGAAGTTGGATTTCGTCATTCTTACCCATATTCATGAGGATCATGTCTGTGGAGTGACGGATGTTCTTAAAGCCGTTGAGGTTGATGTGGTCTATGTCCCGTACCTGCCCTCGATTGCAGGGAAGGAAACCATCTCCCTTGTTTCTGAGAAAAGGCGGAACATCGTACTGTATACACGGGCTCTGAATGCCTTCAAGGAAATACTTGCCTCATCGGTAGAAAAGCGAGTGATCGCCAGCGGCGATTGTATCGAATTCCAGGGGGCCGTGCTTAGGGTCCTTGAACCGTCACGGGCTTCCCTGGCGGCCTATTCTGCGAAAGTTGAGCAGGTGTTTCGTGAGAACAGCGATGCTGTACTCGATAAGCTCATCGAGCTTGACGAACGTTCAAACGCCTATAGCTTGGTCATAGGGATAGCGTACAAAGACAAAGGTGTTTTGCTTGCCGCGGATAACTGTCCTTCGAATTGGAGGAAGGAAACATTGCTTTTTGCTAAAAATGGGAACGTTCTCAAATTGCCTCATCATGGCCAGGAGGACAGTATTGATGAGACCCTTATAGAATATCTGACCGGTGGTCTGATCGTTACCTGTTCTTCCTCGGATAAACGAAACAATAGTGCCAACCGGAGTGTCTACGACAGACTATCGGATTCCGGAAAGAAATTCCGGTTTTTGTTCACCGATGAGGTTTCATATACTCCGTATTTCGCCGTTGATGCTGGTTTCCAGGCAATCCTGCTTGGGCTTGATGACAGAGAAATATCAGTCAGATTTGACTGGTCAAAAACAGAACAAGGAGATGACGTATGA